Proteins from a single region of Primulina tabacum isolate GXHZ01 chromosome 5, ASM2559414v2, whole genome shotgun sequence:
- the LOC142546218 gene encoding uncharacterized protein LOC142546218: protein MAEDKANTEVKHPQAPPPFVEVECRGSGKILRFSSGTEAGFAVNLINKRLHNKNDSGGIENITLASHIEAVKEGEEEPVSFGPNSVLVKYGPDWKLRTVVHSYGDKGVHIEPTRVRKVSAKGLADSHSTRSEPQSLISSVYVGKILLTFVLMFMFGALITIFLENLPRLILYINSSV, encoded by the exons ATGGCTGAGGACAAAGCTAATACAGAAGTCAAACATCCTCAGGCACCTCCACCG TTTGTGGAGGTAGAATGCAGGGGTTCAGGCAAGATTCTGCGTTTTTCTTCTGGTACTGAAGCGGGTTTTGCGGTGAATTTGATAAATAAGAGGCTACATAATAAAAATGACAGTGGTGGTATTGAGAATATTACACTTGCTTCACACATCGAGGCAGTGAAAGAAGGGGAAGAAGAGCCAGTTAGCTTTGGCCCCAATTCAGTGCTCGTTAAGTATGGTCCGGATTGGAAGTTGCGGACTGTGGTTCATTCATATG GTGATAAAGGGGTACACATTGAACCAACTCGAGTTCGGAAAGTATCTGCTAAG GGTCTTGCTGATTCACATTCTACAAGGTCTGAACCACAATCACTGATCAGTTCGGTGTACGTTGGAAAGATATTACTTACTTTTGTTCTGATGTTCATGTTTGGGGCTCTTATTacgatttttcttgaaaatctTCCAAGACTCATCTTGTATATCAATTCATCTGTATGA